The genomic interval taatttaacacatttctgAAATCACTACTGTGTTATTTTAGTtaggtaaaagaaaatccttacAAAATGAGCGTTCttctaaaaatgtattactaTTAAATCAATGTATCAGAatcatttataaaaatataGTTTACTTTTAGTGTGTTTTGCTTTTAAGTAATAatccatgacttcctgtttcccagGGGTTTAAATTGAGATGagttaaattgaactgaatccAATCTAATCTAATCCATTCCTGTTTCCCCGGTATATAAATGCAGTGTGACACGGTGGCCCTGTTTTCTACTTGCCACTGTCCAAAGTGGAAAATGCAAGAGAAGAAGCAATTCAAGTGAGGACGGTGTCTTTAAAACTGCATTAAGTCATGAAATCAAGAATCTTtcattgtcaccatgtgttatgGTGAAAGGCTATCTATAAGATAAGATGCTTAAACATACTTGTAGTTATGAACGCAGCTGAAAATTCAACTTAAGATTTCCTTGTAACCATGCATAGTGGGGAGGAATGGTAAGAGCGGTTAACTCATAGAGAGCTGCTCCACAGAGCGGTATCTTGCTCATAAAGTCTCCACAACAACCATTAGACGTGATTTACAAGCAGACCAGCTGCTTAGGAGGCACCCCAGGAAAAGCTTTTCCACCAGACCcaaaaatcaacctttttttcccacaaaatTCAAAGTGTCCATGTGGggtgagctgaagagaagagagccTAAAAGTAAAGAAGATCCCTCTCTCTGTATGAGGAACCTACAAAAGGGTCTTACCAGGGTGAATTTGATCTGAGGCCTTTAATACATCTTTACCTTGGTTGCAAAGTCAGAATAAGTTTTGCTCTCAACATTAGTCTTTAACTTTGACCACTTTCTACTGTCGTTATATTTGTGAGAATTATTCTGCGATTAccatctgattttatttagccAAAACAATCTATGGGTTTGCATTTGTAAACTATAGTGGGTtaccaaaatatgtttttatgtttattctAATAGATGTTATATTAAAATAGCCTGATGCAATAAAAACTATCTTTTCTCAGCATgcatattattttattctttccaCTGATTGAAAGCACAGAAacatatttgatattaatgccctaataatgtcaataaacctaaattatatgtaaaacagtatttatcaaaataatataactgaatgtttatatttatttatataggtgtgcgaatatgtatgtatatgtgtaggTATGTTTACGGGTGTAAGTGTagaatgtgttttatatttgtcaTATTTCATGCCCGCATGAGGATACATATGTACGTTAATATGTGTATATGTTGTAAATGAATTTGtatatgtgtttgtgtattttctttttctttcaaatacttgttgtattctttgttttgtttttaatgtatatatttttttcaggaccccaggaagaatagCTGCAGCATAGCTgtagctaatggggatcctttcaataaaacaaaaaaaactaaaaccctAAAAGGTTTTATGGTCATTTAAACGTCACTGTCACTATTCAGCTGGACCCGTCTGCAGAAACCTTCCTCCGTAAAGCTGACCTACCTTCGCTGTAAGCGTCATCATGATCCCTCAACTGTTCGCAGCTCTGCAAAGGCACAGCTACCCTGTTTATTCCTGATCGAGGTGTCCTCCGGGGGAAGACTTCAGACACGGCAAACTCAGAGGCCATCTCCACGCGCTGAGGACGGAGACAAGGGCAATGAGTTGCATGTCTGTAGCTAAAAATAAAGGCAGTCTAATagacataaaaaaagcaaatgacTTTAAATGACAGTACCAATGTAAGAGACTCACCTTTCTCCACTCATCAATGTCATCGTTCTTCGCGGGTTTCTGGTATTAAAAGACACACATCTttaggtcaaaatcagaaactgaaagaaaagctGGGCTCATTGTCCCCTATTTCGCCCTTTTTTTGCAAATCCCCCACACAAGCCGGGTGACACCTTGAGCTGCCGACGCCGTGCGCAAATTGTGGGCTCAGGCGAGAGAGGCTGATGTCTGTGGATTATTTCACAGGAAAGCTCGGCGGCTGCCTTGAATCCACGGATTACCCCGAGAATCATTACCCAGACTTCAAAAGGTGAGAGGTTTTCACCGGTAGCAGTTCAGCTATCTCAGTCACCCGGCTCAGAGGGTGTAAGAGCCGCAGGCGGACGAGTTATCTGACAATAGACCCGGATGATATTCAATATTCACATACTCGCATGCTCTCACTGCGATAGATGAGCTCATCCTTCATTTATCGTCCATCTTTGTGTACAATGGCTcttaaaccttacatacaccttgaactttttatttatttatttatttttacattttgtcaggttacaaGTGCAAAACCCGTTCCATTGTAGGTCTTGCTGGTTGTTTGGTGTGAATGTGCAGCTGGAAATtaaacctctgccccagtctgaAGCCTTTGGCGGCCTCTAACTAGATTTATTTCAGGATTGCCTGTAATTTGGCTCAACCCAGCTCCCACCACGTTCAGTTTCTCTCAGCTAAAGAAAAGTGTCCCCTCATTATGATTATGCTGCTACCATGTGTTACTATGGGGGATTGAGTTTGTGCAGTGTTAGGTCTAAACTGGCATTACAACTGGACAaaggtggatttttttaaataaattggacACATCTGCAGGAAATTTGCCAAGGATTTTCATCCCTCATAtttcagaatattttaaaaaaaattggcatcGCCTAGATACTTTTGAAAAGTACTATAACTTTATGTTTATAATGGATGTGAAAGGCGAAaagacaattttattttgtttatcctGTTAAACGTAATGATTCAGTCACCATCGTTCATAATTGGTATACCGTTCAGTTCACGTTTTTAAAGAACAATGTAGAGATATTTACTCTTTCTCGTAACGTAAGTCAAGTTTAGCCTACCTTGTGGACAGACGCGAGTCTTTTCCACCTGAACAGGTGAGAATTATCCCCTGCTGCTGCCATCTCACCTTCTTATTGCATCTGTATACAGTTACGAGGTAAACCTTAATCCCATTCTGGAGTGTCTTGTTATTTCAATTGCGTATCAGGATTAGGTAAACCAGAATGAGTTGGAAAAAGTTACCCCCCCGAGTAAGCGTAACTAACACTAACGCGGATGGCaaagggttctgggtaacggagtgaCTCAACTATAATTTTTCTGAAATCCTGGGACGATGAAGACTTTTTGGAACTACGTATCCCAGTAGGGATTGGGAGCTCCTGGCTCTGAGAGGCTAGCAGAtgttaccatggcaacagaGTTCGCCTCTGCAGAACAAAGGgaaataaaggatttttttaaccCATAAGTAAGAATAGACAGGTTAAATAGGGTATGCATATATGTATTTTATGATTTACAACACATTAAATTGGTATATTTGGTAGTTTTCAGAAAAGAACGCAGCGGATTTGGTCGCTTAACACTGTCGTCACGATACGGCCAAAGTTGCGTTCATGTACACCTCGAACACTACATTTTCCACATTGAAATAACTACAATAACGGCCTAAATTCTAGTTTTGTTACAATTAAATGTACTCATGGTGTGACTTAACACACAGTATATAACATCCTTGactttttaaacttgttttgcTCTCGTGAAATGATTTCAAAAGATACAATctgttaaaaacactttttaaaatgttaaaatatagttAAATCAAAGGGTCGCCAGGTACACTTCTACTACAGCCTCTTCAAATAATtggtattttaataaatatggcGAAACTCACTGTCCATTAGCCTATAATTAACATTAGTACATCAGGTTCACAAAAGACAATAACAATATTTACAATGCTTTCAAGCCTTTACACGTTATGTCCACTAAACATACTTAGTCCAGTATATGTTATGGTTAACTTTAGAAGAAAATCAGCAGAGATTAGATATGTGTTGCTGCGtcaaaaatgtgtgtgttggtatcattggacctcagtgctgaatTTTGCAGTTATAAAGCAGAGTTttggtgcctttctccagcaaTCTTCAGATGAGAGGTGCACACTCTGAAAAAGTCGCAAGTGCTTCACAAGGTAAcagactgtgagaggaagctggagtgGAGTGTGTGAATCCATACATGTTCCATGCAGAATGGTTTCCTCCAGGGTTCAAACCTAGGTACTTCCTTCAAAATAACtgtaggatttttttaaatcaatttgttaaaacaCTTGTCTGATACAATTGTTTTATGTGGGAgctatttagaaataaataggCATATAGCGGACTGGAGTTTTGGCGGTTTTCATcattaaataaaaccaatatAGAGCAAAATCAGAACCCACTTGAAACCGTCAGGAGAGTTTTTATGAAGCATTTAATGACAGATCAAATTCATGTAAGTAACAGTTAGGACCGGGTGCTTAAAACTTTTACATACACCCTTTAAATAATAAGTTATGGCAAAACAATTTGGATTACTGAGTATTTTAGGGTTTATACCAAACACAGAAGACACAGTTTCCATGCATTACTATTGTGGTTCCCATGGAGAACGTGCCACTCACATTATGCCGGACGTGCTGACGTATCACTTCTGCTGACGTTATATTTCCCCGACTTGTAGTTCTCACGAGTTTTTAGCGGTAAGCCGAAAACGTGcctgttaaaataaacaaatataaatatcaCGAGCTCATTTATGCACACATGCCGCCTCTTATAACACGGTATACCGCGGaattaaacatattaaattaaCAAACGGGTTTGTCGCGTGGTAAGTGTTGTGTGGCAAAGCTAACTAGCTACGTGGCTAACGCCCATGCTTTTAGCAGCGGCAGAGAAGTGGCTCCACTGAGGTTAGAGTTGCTCGGTGAATCATTAGAGAACTTTTTAGAGGCCTTTTCCCCCTCTAGGAGCAGTTAGTGATGGCTGCCAGCAGGATGAAGCTGGAGCTGTCCCGAGTGGTTCAGGGAAACGCTCGTCTGGGTCTGCTGAAGGAGATGGGGAGGATGGGGCAGCACTCTCTGGACATTCCTGGATGTCTTCTGTACACGCACCTTGGCACCGTCCCCCACCTCACCCAGGACACCCTGCACACTCTCAGCAGCCTCCCCGCTGTCACCCAGGTCACCCTGTCCAACATGTAAGCTGGACCCCCCTCTCACACTGTCCGCCTCGATTGCTGCCTTAAAGCTAAATCAGCATCTCTCCTCAGGGCAGAGCACCAAGACGTGCTGGAGGAGTTTAAAGGCGGATTTAAGAAGTTTGCAGGTATAgatcaccttttttttgttatctttgAATTACTGCCTCTTTTCTGGTGGCTATCTTATTGGAGGGGATCATGAAAGTAAAAGGGTTATATAATAAGGCGTACCCATCTTTAAtccaattttatgtttttaacatattttatatattttcatctATGCTATTGGGCAGATGAATTTCCCCTATTGGGGATCAATAAAgtaattatctatctatctatctatctatctatctatctatctatctatctatctatctatctatctatctatctacaagTGCCTACATTTAACACGTAAGTAGCTAGGTGAATATATAAATACTAATTAAAGTATGTGAcaagttaaataaaatccataaattatataaataggacggatttaattaatttgattttgtttctttttttaaagtattttatccATACAGTTAATTTATTTGCAATTCTAAtgttttagtcatttttttcccctttatatTCTTAGATCAGTGTCTAAGGATGTCTTGGCTTGTCTTCATTAGTTTTGCTCAGAATTAGCAAACTGCTCCCACATTTTTCGAAGCATTGGGATCTTTTGGAAGAGTGTGTGCGCCATCCTTTGCCACGTTTCTGGCCATCGTTGCAACATGACATGTTTTATCAAcgaaaaacaatgttttctcaTCATTCTCATCAGACGGCTCTGAATGGGCATCCAACCCCTCATGACCCTGCAAGGTAGCCTATAGACAACGCAGGGATGGGTGGATTACTTTTGTCCAAATGAATCACCTTTATAACCGTGTGTATTATATAGGTTctagtttatttattgctttagtTGGTATGTCTTTTTATtggaaaaaatgtttaaatctgatATAGAAGGGAGGATTgagatatttagttttattgagGTTGTCATCTAACCTTCTAGATTAGTGCTTTTCAAAAAATCTTGTTAGACCTAATGTGATCAACAATTCCATTTATACCCTTTCCTCTTGTGCCCATTAGCTCTTGCTCCCTGTCTTACAGTATTATACTTCCCTTGAGTATCTGACCTTCTAGTTTTccgtttttcattttcttccttCCCTTCTTCCTTACTCCTTTTCCTCCTTACTCTCTCGTGCACCTCCTTCTTTTCTTCCACATGCCCTCATTTCTGTTCCTCTCTTTTCTTCCATTTATTCTTTCTATCATCCAGGAATCATCTTCCAACCTGCCTTTGTgtctccctctctttctttccatccattcatctttgCTTGCATCATAATTTCATTCCTTCCGTATGTCCTCCATCATACTTCATGTCCTTCGTCCCTTCCTTCCCTCTTACTTTATGTCCTCCGTCCCTTCCTTCCCTCTTACTTTATGTCCTCCGTCCCTTCCTTCCCTCTTACTTTatgtctttccttccttccttcgctCTTActttgtccttccttccttccttcgctCTTACtttatgtccttccttccttccttccttccttccttccttccttccttccttccttccttccttcggcCTTCTCCTCTACTGCATCCCTCTTACGTTATGTCCAAACCTTACGTATGTCCCCCTAAACCCTGACTAGGGTGGGGAGGCACGTGTCGGTACGGGAAGGCGGACGTCCCTGGAAGAGCAGGCCGGCCGGAAGGACGCAGGAAGGAAGGACCGAGGAACAGGAAGGGACGGAGGGACGGAAGAAGGACGGGGAGGGCCGGCAGGAGGGACAGGAAggacggaaggaaggaaggaaggaagcgcGGGAACAGGAAGGAGCGGCGGCAGGCCGAGGCAGGCAGGAAGGAGGGAAGGCATGGACTTTCCGTTGCcgcttccttcctttccttcctccttcctataaaccttccttccttccttccttccttccttccttccttccttccttccttccttccttccttcttcctccctccctccttcctaaATATacctaaaacattaatttcccAGTCATACTTTCACTTAGATCTGCTAGAAGTGACCCTGATTGACTTCGCTGTGCGTCAGTCGCTCTGACGGAGCCCCGTCCAGCCCCTGACAACCAGATTTGAAAAAGCGAAATATAATCACCGCCTCGTCTGATATAAAACTTGCAGGGATTACTGCAGAGTTGTGTCTCAAGCTGCAGAAAGAAAGCGCACTGATTTTAATTACCAGAAATAATAATTAGGGCCTTTTGATCCCTCACCTTCTGATCTTGTGCTGCAGCTGGGTTTGCTGATAACTTTACAAGTCGTCGCCTGAGCTCAGCCGCTCCTGGCTGTTGGGACTTTTTAAGTTCGTTCTCACTGAGGGACTCCTGGGCTTCTGTTTTGCAGGCCTCCATGACACCGTCTTGTACTGCTCACTGCACGACCCTGCAGCTCAATGCCCGACAGGCCACACGACCAACAAGGTGAGCCGCGTCTCCCGGAGGAGGCTGACTCCCACTGAGGCGTCTAGAAGAAGCACGTTTAGGTCTTTAATGTAACGACTCGCCATCAGACGGTGTCGGTGTGGGGCAGCGGAGGGCGGATAGAGCTGACGGTGGCCAAGTTCATGGCCCTCCAGAAGGCGGTGCAGCCGGACTGGTACCAGAGCATGGCGGATGGGGAGACCTGGCAGGCCAGCGCCTCTCGGAAACGGGTTCGAAAGTCGGTGGACCGAACTCTGGCCCATTTGGACGAGTGTCTGATGGTGCATCAGAAATCCCAGGTACACACTCTATCTTTTAACGTCATGCATGCAGATAGAAACATTGGACAGGGattgattctttttttcagtaGCTGTCTCTGGCACTGccttgcagctgtgtttctGCTGGAAAAATAGCAAGATTAGGGTGAATATATTAAGCCTGCAGCACTAAGAGCTGCTGATCAGATGATACTTTTTCTTGCTaatccccccctccctcccccccccctccattctCTCAGCAAACCTCCTACCACCCACCACAGCCTTTCTATTTGTCTATTTAATGTCATTTTCTAGGTTTTTCCACCGTCTTTATCttgccccctttttttttttttgcctgactGGCAAGCAAATGTTCCTTGACATAATAAAGTGGGAAATCATGTAAAGCAAAGAGAACTGACAGAGTTACTGCAGGTAATTTTTTTATCTAGCGCATACCCAGTGAGCTGTGAGATTGCTGCCAAGTCCCCCCCGAACCCCCCAGTGTGTCTTTCCTCCAAGTGATGTGCAACTGCTTGTTGAGTAATCAAAATCCAAATGGAGTCTGGCAGAGGGAAAcctctttatttattgatttatttatttatttttcaccctgtaagaaggaagaaaaaaaagttttaccagCACTAATTTCATGCATCATGctcattggtaaaaaaaaaatttttctcttatatttttctttctcctcctcctatCTCCCTGGGTTTTTGCCCTCAATCTCTTAGACGTTTCTCCTCTGGTTTGTAAACACCAGTGTGTCTTTGTCCTCCCAGGAATTGGACGGAGTCGGCGTGTTCGGGGTGGTGGAGGGAGGAGACATCCTGGAGGAGAGGCTGCGCTCGGCCAGGGAGACGGCCAAAAGGCCCGTGGCGGGATTCTGCCTGGATGGCTTCCAGACCGGCGCTATGGATCAGGTCCTGAGGAGCCAGCTCATCAGCGCTGTGACTAAGGAGCTGCCTGAAGACAAACCCAGGTGGGACTCTGTCGGATAAATGATTACcgggttttttattttaacagaggtgggtagagtagccaaaaattatactcaagtaagagtagcactacttcaacatgttTCTATTCcggtaaaagtagaaagtagTCAGCCCAGAAATTACTCAACAGTAAAAAGTCCTTAGTAACTAGCGATAACAGCT from Fundulus heteroclitus isolate FHET01 chromosome 21, MU-UCD_Fhet_4.1, whole genome shotgun sequence carries:
- the qtrt2 gene encoding queuine tRNA-ribosyltransferase accessory subunit 2 isoform X1, which encodes MAASRMKLELSRVVQGNARLGLLKEMGRMGQHSLDIPGCLLYTHLGTVPHLTQDTLHTLSSLPAVTQVTLSNMAEHQDVLEEFKGGFKKFAGLHDTVLYCSLHDPAAQCPTGHTTNKTVSVWGSGGRIELTVAKFMALQKAVQPDWYQSMADGETWQASASRKRVRKSVDRTLAHLDECLMVHQKSQELDGVGVFGVVEGGDILEERLRSARETAKRPVAGFCLDGFQTGAMDQVLRSQLISAVTKELPEDKPRLLQGVGRPDEVLACVEAGVDLFEGFFPFQATERGCALCFSFDITPDPESAGRADLTAADEEQRTAGETQPNRDLNCVDQTHMTSFEMNLKDKRYRDDFRPLVDGCGCYCCRNHQRAYVHHLLVTNELLAGVLLMIHNTSHYHGFFRAIRAALASDKMDLLRRRVLGNGKK
- the qtrt2 gene encoding queuine tRNA-ribosyltransferase accessory subunit 2 isoform X2 — protein: MAASRMKLELSRVVQGNARLGLLKEMGRMGQHSLDIPGCLLYTHLGTVPHLTQDTLHTLSSLPAVTQVTLSNMAEHQDVLEEFKGGFKKFAGLHDTVLYCSLHDPAAQCPTGHTTNKTVSVWGSGGRIELTVAKFMALQKAVQPDWYQSMADGETWQASASRKRVRKSVDRTLAHLDECLMVHQKSQELDGVGVFGVVEGGDILEERLRSARETAKRPVAGFCLDGFQTGAMDQVLRSQLISAVTKELPEDKPRLLQGVGRPDEVLACVEAGVDLFEGFFPFQATERGCALCFSFDITPDPESAAADEEQRTAGETQPNRDLNCVDQTHMTSFEMNLKDKRYRDDFRPLVDGCGCYCCRNHQRAYVHHLLVTNELLAGVLLMIHNTSHYHGFFRAIRAALASDKMDLLRRRVLGNGKK